From a single Eremothecium sinecaudum strain ATCC 58844 chromosome III, complete sequence genomic region:
- a CDS encoding HCL654Wp (Syntenic homolog of Ashbya gossypii AFR716C; Syntenic homolog of Saccharomyces cerevisiae YCL040W (GLK1) and YDR516C (EMI2)), with translation MSFDNLHKQKQYAIDTTVDKICSEFDVTKEKLAELTEYFVECMEEGLKAKYDGRGLPMIPSFVMGRPDGSEEGVVLAADLGGTNFRVCSVKLNGNTTFTMKQQKTKIPEELLDDGADEPVTSDELFAYMAKRTLTFLKKNLPEELEDTSKPIKMGFTFSFPVDQTSLSKGTLIRWTKGFNIQDTVGKDVVELLQHHLEQVGLKHVRVVALLNDTVGTFLSHCYSSGGASFKSGEISEPIIGCIFGTGTNGCYMEKLENIKKLPQSFIDEMLAQGKKEMCINIEWGSFDEELKYLPTTKYDEFIDQKYSPNPGHNLFEKRVSGYYLGELLRTILVDLHSQGMIFRQYQNGKLPSKVTKPFQLTSEVLSHIEIDDSSQLRETELSFLQSLRLPTTYDERIIIQKLVRAISRRSAYLASVPLAAVLMKTGALEKRYHGEVDIGCDGSVFEFYPGFRSMLRHGLALSPLGPDGERKIHLLVAKDGSGVGAALCAMIA, from the coding sequence ATGTCATTTGATAATTTACACAAGCAGAAGCAGTATGCAATCGACACCACAGTCGACAAGATTTGCAGCGAATTTGACGTTACGAAAGAAAAGCTTGCAGAACTTACAGAATATTTTGTCGAATGTATGGAGGAAGGTTTGAAGGCTAAGTATGACGGGCGTGGTTTACCTATGATTCCATCATTTGTGATGGGGAGGCCCGATGGTTCTGAAGAAGGGGTTGTTTTGGCAGCTGATTTGGGTGGGACTAATTTTAGAGTTTGTTCAGTTAAGTTGAACGGGAACACTACGTTTACTATGAAGCAGCAGAAAACCAAAATCCCGGAGGAATTGTTGGATGATGGCGCCGATGAGCCAGTTACTTCGGATGAGTTATTTGCTTATATGGCTAAGCGCACGTTGACATTTTTGAAGAAAAACCTACCCGAAGAGCTGGAAGATACGAGTAAGCCTATCAAAATGGGCTTTACTTTTTCGTTCCCGGTTGACCAGACTTCTTTGTCCAAGGGTACGTTGATAAGATGGACCAAGGGTTTCAATATACAGGATACTGTTGGAAAGGATGTTGTTGAATTGTTGCAGCACCATTTGGAGCAGGTGGGGTTGAAGCATGTCCGCGTCGTTGCTCTTCTCAATGACACAGTCGGTACCTTTTTGTCGCACTGCTATTCTAGTGGGGGCGCCAGCTTCAAGTCGGGAGAGATTTCCGAGCCCATTATCGGTTGTATCTTCGGTACAGGTACCAATGGTTGCTACATGGAGAAATTAGAGAACATCAAGAAACTTCCACAGTCATTTATAGATGAGATGCTTGCCCAAGGGAAGAAGGAAATGTGTATAAACATCGAGTGGGGTTCTTTTGATGAGGAACTGAAGTACTTGCCTACAACAAAGTACGATGAATTTATAGACCAGAAGTACAGTCCTAATCCCGGGCACAACTTGTTTGAAAAGCGTGTTTCCGGTTACTATTTGGGTGAGCTTTTGAGGACCATCTTGGTCGACTTGCACTCCCAAGGTATGATCTTCAGACAGTACCAGAATGGAAAGTTGCCATCCAAGGTCACCAAGCCCTTCCAGTTGACTTCAGAGGTTCTCTCGCACATTGAAATTGACGACTCCTCCCAATTGCGCGAAACAGAGTTATCTTTCTTGCAGTCATTGAGGCTACCAACAACCTATGATGAACGTATTATTATCCAGAAACTTGTTCGCGCAATTTCGCGGCGCTCTGCCTACCTAGCTTCTGTGCCTCTTGCTGCCGTCCTCATGAAGACCGGCGCATTAGAAAAGAGATACCATGGGGAAGTAGACATTGGCTGTGACGGAAGTGTTTTTGAATTCTATCCGGGCTTTAGATCGATGTTGAGACACGGTTTAGCTCTATCTCCATTGGGACCCGATGGTGAACGTAAGATCCACTTACTTGTAGCTAAAGATGGGTCAGGGGTAGGAGCTGCCTTATGTGCAATGATAGCGTGA
- the PDI1 gene encoding protein disulfide isomerase PDI1 (Syntenic homolog of Ashbya gossypii AFR718W; Syntenic homolog of Saccharomyces cerevisiae YCL043C (PDI1) and YDR518W (EUG1)), translated as MLFKKQITLALVAAVTVGASSAQNATAPDDSDVVQLNGETFQKFVDENPLVLAEFYAPWCGYCKSLAPEYVQAAAELKDKGIPLAQVDCTKDQQLCMEMEIRGYPSLRIFKDGKTDDSLEYKGGRTKDDIVKFMVKQNEPAVLVLNEKTAAEDLKKVLKEAGSAVIVDGGVKGFNSTFYEVAGSQRTFFTFVQNQNGDGKLKIYLQGEEDPIVYDGEDLDVQHFTEWIAVQSVPFFGDVDADTYERYLAAQVPMAYFFYTSKEERAEWEPTYKKLAKQYRGLINFVGLDTARFGKHADALNMKQQFPLFVIHDFRNDSKFGMPQLTEEEFKAAGQKETLKEKDVSKFVKDFLDNKLEPIVKSEDIPETQLTNVYKLVGKTHQELVHDPTKDVLVEYYAPWCGHCKRLAPTYEQLADVYASDEDAKDKVLIANIDFTENDVSGVHVEGFPTIVLYPAGKDSEPQYYDSTRSLESFFDFILEKGNNKIDGKAIKERLDNAEALDEDEEVEIEEPAVPEPEEEDVKITVTKNEEDDEQDAENSDDGEYKWSADEL; from the coding sequence ATGTTGTTTAAAAAGCAAATTACACTGGCTCTAGTGGCAGCAGTGACCGTTGGTGCTAGTTCCGCCCAAAACGCCACTGCTCCTGATGATTCTGATGTTGTACAATTAAATGGTGAGACATTCCAGAAAtttgttgatgaaaatcCATTGGTTTTAGCAGAGTTCTATGCTCCATGGTGTGGGTACTGTAAGTCTCTTGCTCCAGAGTATGTTCAAGCGGCAGCAGAATTGAAAGACAAGGGTATTCCTTTGGCACAAGTTGATTGTACTAAAGATCAACAATTGTGTATGGAAATGGAGATCAGAGGGTACCCAAGCTTGAGGATCTTCAAAGATGGTAAGACCGACGACTCTCTAGAATACAAGGGAGGTAGAACCAAGGATGACATTGTTAAGTTTATGGTGAAACAGAATGAACCTGCTGTTTTGGTGTTAAACGAGAAAACCGCTGCTGAAGACTTGAAGAAGGTGCTAAAGGAGGCTGGTTCCGCCGTTATTGTTGACGGAGGTGTTAAGGGCTTCAACTCTACCTTCTACGAGGTAGCCGGTTCCCAAAGAACCTTCTTTACATTTGTTCAAAACCAAAATGGGGATGGTAAGTTGAAGATCTACTTGCAAGGCGAGGAAGATCCAATTGTTTACGATGGTGAAGATTTAGATGTTCAACACTTCACTGAATGGATCGCCGTTCAAAGCGTTCCTTTCTTTGGTGATGTTGACGCTGACACTTACGAACGTTACTTGGCTGCTCAGGTCCCAATGGCTTACTTCTTTTACACTTCCAAGGAGGAGCGTGCCGAATGGGAACCAACTTACAAGAAATTGGCTAAGCAATACAGAGGTTTAATCAACTTCGTTGGTTTGGACACCGCCAGGTTCGGTAAACATGCCGACGCATTGAACATGAAGCAACAATTCCCATTATTTGTTATCCACGACTTCCGTAACGACTCCAAATTCGGTATGCCACAGTTAACTGAAGAGGAATTCAAGGCTGCTGGCCAAAAGGAAACCCTAAAAGAGAAGGACGTCTCCAAGTTCGTTAAGGACTTCTTAGACAACAAATTGGAACCTATTGTCAAGTCCGAAGATATCCCAGAGACCCAACTCACCAACGTCTACAAGCTAGTCGGTAAGACCCACCAAGAACTTGTTCACGATCCAACCAAGGACGTATTGGTTGAATACTACGCCCCATGGTGTGGACACTGTAAGAGATTGGCTCCTACCTACGAACAGTTAGCTGACGTATACGCTTCTGATGAAGACGCTAAAGACAAGGTTTTGATAGCTAACATCGACTTCACTGAGAACGATGTGTCGGGTGTCCACGTAGAGGGCTTCCCAACTATTGTTCTATACCCTGCAGGCAAGGACTCTGAGCCACAATATTACGACTCCACCAGATCCTTAGAATCTTTCTTCGACTTTATTCTAGAAAAAGGTAACAACAAGATTGACGGTAAGGCTATCAAGGAACGTCTCGATAATGCAGAAGCTCTAgacgaagacgaagaaGTTGAAATTGAAGAACCTGCAGTTCCAGAGCCTGAAGAGGAAGATGTAAAAATTACAGTGACTAAgaatgaagaagacgaTGAGCAGGATGCTGAGAACTCTGATGACGGTGAGTACAAGTGGTCTGCTGATGAGTTATAA
- the GRH1 gene encoding Grh1p (Syntenic homolog of Ashbya gossypii AFR717W; Syntenic homolog of Saccharomyces cerevisiae YDR517W (GRH1)): protein MLRIAKNLVKTFEQSVHDISGDRSLDVYFQSIPPNLLIPGNDTNTSIHGLRVVKSEESQLQLQSFFDSIVGINNQPIPTITNQHGFLYPDYNSIFRILNNSCGNSVQFNVWSAKGGFYRDEYIHITPKTAVEDVPLNNDGEDSTHVIFESLGFAVQWTPLIASTYTYHVLNINLAEGPAQLAGLVPGEDYIIGCQDGLLATGGETILQDIVRSRTNQDLVLYVYNLEVDCVRPVTVHIGSDGRLGCGVGYGFIHRIPPPKSNYNFEVGQNSEAFIPARALQSQPIATTNAPPQQHTARKKKRQPNAPNTSIMQDYFNEGKDESPRRASPSTPIEPPRQHKPQE from the coding sequence ATGTTAAGGATCGCAAAGAACCTTGTTAAAACATTCGAGCAATCTGTGCATGATATATCGGGTGATAGATCACTTGATGTGTACTTTCAATCAATTCCACCAAATTTGCTGATTCCCGGTAATGATACGAACACATCGATACACGGACTTAGGGTTGTGAAGTCGGAGGAGTCGCAGCTGCAGTTGCAGTCATTTTTTGACTCCATTGTGGGTATTAACAACCAGCCGATCCCAACGATCACAAACCAGCATGGCTTCCTATACCCAGATTACAACTCAATTTTTAGAATTTTGAACAATAGCTGCGGCAACAGCGTCCAATTCAACGTCTGGTCCGCCAAGGGCGGCTTCTACCGCGACGAGTATATCCATATAACGCCAAAGACTGCCGTCGAGGACGTCCCGCTCAACAACGATGGTGAAGACTCCACTCACGTGATCTTCGAATCTCTGGGATTCGCTGTGCAGTGGACACCATTGATCGCCTCGACCTACACTTACCACGTGCTTAATATCAACCTGGCGGAGGGTCCTGCACAGCTAGCGGGACTCGTTCCCGGCGAGGACTATATAATCGGATGCCAGGACGGCCTCCTAGCCACTGGCGGCGAAACTATTCTCCAAGATATCGTCAGGTCACGTACCAATCAGGACCTGGTACTATATGTCTACAACCTGGAGGTCGACTGTGTGAGGCCTGTAACGGTGCATATCGGGAGCGATGGCCGCCTTGGGTGCGGGGTGGGGTACGGCTTCATTCACCGCATTCCTCCACCTAAATCAAACTATAATTTTGAGGTAGGCCAAAATTCCGAAGCCTTCATTCCTGCTAGGGCGCTACAGTCGCAGCCCATCGCAACTACTAATGCACCACCTCAACAGCATACTGCCCGCAAGAAAAAGCGGCAACCAAATGCTCCCAACACGTCAATTATGCAAGATTACTTCAATGAAGGCAAAGATGAAAGTCCCAGAAGGGCATCACCAAGTACTCCTATAGAACCACCGCGGCAGCATAAGCCTCAAGAGTAG
- the EMC1 gene encoding Emc1p (Syntenic homolog of Ashbya gossypii AFR720W; Syntenic homolog of Saccharomyces cerevisiae YCL045C (EMC1)) — MSLFHKLYRTVFVSLLFAIRVHAVYSDEAFQSDWQWTNIGDYRCVLGKGNDSLTILSDLDGRSLLSFVNSTNGDVILRQRLEFHVEDIMSLDGGSKLALKTNDEIRVLDAGMGVIVDSEVESFESSCIVDLSKVAIENNAVKIFGNGLTNAAVFEVPLPQGFREIKYLETDNLDNLSIMFSTEDDIYYYREFTDGEFYTSWVRDESASTIVAYTYISEIDDDTNNVYEELNTESTLNIFQAYWYRLNQNWRRLLKFLKNTNKTPGSIVTHMLKDDDEDDLWRRDLEFGQIKSLILATGAGNIIAIDMKTGDKQWSLPTGVSGITGLEAVKGDTELILFTKEGIVAKVDITNHQAPIINSERIHIPNEKVFRLGDSDDFFFQAPKPTLLLAEKSSNLDNTIIVGHDKKSLAAYSVTNGELFKTWKIHVEPEEEVVAFASRYDEVIMNIGKVLGNRSVMYKYLNPNLASYIVANKKANYMTVNIIDTVTGELIHSVYHDEGIVLDEPINLVFGEHWVIYSYFSNVPIAEQRISVIELYESSQPNVRTSNSSVVQDSLRNSHKPHVISQSFFYPEVIKHMLLSRTKYGVTTKAIILELENGQITYLPKFILNARRVEASKMSESDKREFMAMPYISNIPLDDKLVLTHSRMMINGKSSKLISIPTNLESTSFLCSLSHDIFCTRIAPSSQFDTLSPSFEKGKLLATIVAIITVCYFLNPIAETKKLKTKWLVKDFSY, encoded by the coding sequence ATGAGCTTGTTCCATAAGTTATATCGAACAGTTTTTGTATCTTTATTATTTGCGATACGGGTTCACGCTGTTTATTCCGATGAAGCGTTTCAGTCAGATTGGCAATGGACAAATATCGGTGATTACAGGTGTGTACTTGGTAAAGGAAATGATTCTTTGACGATATTATCGGACTTAGATGGCAGGTCTTTATTATCATTTGTTAATTCCACTAACGGTGATGTTATTTTAAGGCAACGTTTGGAATTCCATGTTGAAGATATTATGTCATTGGACGGTGGTTCGAAACTTGCTTTAAAAACTAATGACGAAATCAGGGTTCTTGATGCTGGAATGGGGGTTATAGTTGATAGTGAAGTTGAAAGTTTTGAGTCTTCATGTATTGTTGATCTAAGCAAAGTTGCCATTGAAAACAATGCCGTTAAGATCTTCGGCAATGGTCTAACGAACGCAGCGGTTTTTGAAGTTCCTTTGCCACAGGGTTTCAGGGAGATCAAGTATTTGGAAACAGATAACTTGGATAATCTTTCTATTATGTTCTCTACAGAGGACGATATCTACTATTACAGGGAGTTTACCGACGGTGAATTCTATACTTCATGGGTTAGAGATGAATCGGCTAGTACAATTGTTGCATACACTTATATTTCCGAGATCGATGATGACACTAACAATGTATACGAGGAATTGAACACGGAAAGTACGTTAAACATATTTCAAGCTTACTGGTATCGTTTGAACCAAAATTGGAGGAGGCTCTTAAAGTTCCTGAAAAATACTAACAAAACTCCAGGCTCCATTGTCACTCACATGTTAAAGGATGATGACGAGGATGATTTATGGAGACGTGACCTGGAGTTTGGGCAGATTAAGAGTTTGATATTAGCAACAGGAGCTGGTAATATTATTGCCATTGACATGAAAACTGGTGATAAGCAATGGTCACTTCCTACTGGCGTGTCTGGTATCACTGGTTTAGAAGCAGTTAAGGGAGATACTGAGCTGATACTGTTTACAAAAGAAGGAATAGTAGCTAAAGTAGATATAACAAATCATCAAGCACCAATTATAAACTCTGAAAGGATACATATCCCAAATGAGAAGGTATTCCGTTTGGGTGACTCTGAcgacttcttcttccaagCACCAAAACCAACTCTTTTACTAGCAGAAAAATCCTCTAATCTTGATAATACGATTATTGTGGGACACGATAAAAAGTCTTTGGCTGCTTATTCAGTCACTAATGGAGAGTTGTTCAAGACATGGAAAATACATGTTGAGCCTGAGGAGGAGGTTGTGGCTTTCGCATCCAGGTACGACGAGGTGATAATGAATATTGGTAAAGTTCTCGGGAACAGAAGTGTGATGTACAAGTATCTAAACCCCAACTTGGCATCTTATATTGTGGCGAATAAGAAGGCGAATTATATGACTGTCAACATTATCGACACTGTAACCGGGGAACTGATTCACAGTGTTTACCATGACGAAGGAATTGTTTTAGATGAGCCAATAAATTTAGTTTTTGGAGAACATTGGGTAATATACTCATATTTCAGTAACGTACCAATTGCTGAACAAAGAATTTCAGTGATTGAATTATACGAGTCTTCGCAGCCTAATGTGAGAACTTCAAACTCATCTGTAGTACAGGACTCATTAAGAAATTCCCATAAACCGCATGTCATATCACAATCGTTCTTTTACCCAGAGGTAATAAAACATATGTTATTGTCCAGGACTAAATACGGTGTTACCACAAAGGCCATTATTCTCGAATTGGAGAATGGGCAAATAACGTACCTTCCGAAGTTTATTCTAAATGCAAGACGCGTGGAAGCATCTAAGATGTCAGAATCAGATAAGAGGGAATTCATGGCAATGCCATACATTTCAAATATTCCATTGGACGACAAGCTTGTACTCACGCATTCCAGGATGATGATTAACGGGAAATCATCCAAACTAATTTCTATACCCACAAACCTTGAGTCTACATCATTTTTATGCAGTTTGAGCCATGATATATTCTGCACGAGAATAGCTCCTTCATCTCAGTTTGACACCTTATCTCCTAGTTTTGAGAAAGGTAAACTTTTGGCTACTATCGTTGCCATTATAACAGTTTGTTATTTCTTAAACCCAATAGCTGAAACgaaaaaacttaaaacGAAATGGTTGGTTAAAGATTTCTCTTACTGA
- the MGR1 gene encoding Mgr1p (Syntenic homolog of Ashbya gossypii AFR719W; Syntenic homolog of Saccharomyces cerevisiae YCL044C (MGR1)), translating into MGLFTPPAGGKDSNVGKLPSTKPVKPDKDIKKHFYRRPSLGLTLWGPLVPASDNKIGLWSLLTIQTAFGLYCMNRFRSLRPKVLKKNVADFPSLNRFSQTSKDMYVASNTFSEFGGTHTFHRRSDEGSGFFASRRFVNAKRLLYLIGGSSLLVQSFLEAFRFTLGYDPWEEQAKAVRDKQFYNDVVKYYHEGVDPLRFKVKDATSGSILSVNIPEIKQGVAVARAHANADNIITKWLGPLDYTPLSFSEFLDKVEHYLNMSEFLENMNSKMVVEDNEAAATRKKELEELIQTNAANRKSIRQLLDSEPSDTAAPASPKKPEISIRGVTIDPSVKSPEDINLQELWTLYNPWVDLALDTSLSIKFLPTIRTPQELINENEDVTDLGIAPTRKENESNATKSD; encoded by the coding sequence ATGGGATTATTTACACCGCCTGCTGGGGGGAAGGATTCAAATGTAGGTAAACTACCTTCAACAAAGCCGGTAAAGCCGGACAAAGATATAAAGAAGCACTTTTATCGAAGACCTAGTTTAGGGTTGACCCTTTGGGGTCCACTGGTACCTGCATCAGATAATAAAATCGGTCTATGGTCTCTTCTAACGATTCAAACAGCGTTCGGGTTGTATTGTATGAATAGGTTCAGAAGTCTGCGTCCGAAAGTCCTCAAGAAGAATGTAGCAGACTTTCCAAGCCTGAATAGGTTTTCACAGACCTCTAAGGACATGTATGTTGCCTCTAATACTTTTAGTGAGTTTGGTGGGACGCACACGTTCCATAGAAGGAGTGATGAGGGCTCGGGTTTCTTTGCTTCTAGAAGGTTTGTTAACGCGAAGAGGCTCTTGTATTTGATTGGAGGAAGCTCTTTGCTTGTGCAGTCCTTCTTGGAGGCATTTAGGTTTACGTTAGGCTATGATCCGTGGGAGGAACAGGCTAAGGCTGTAAGGGACAAGCAGTTTTATAATGACGTTGTAAAATACTACCATGAGGGAGTTGATCCACTGCGGTTTAAGGTTAAAGATGCTACCAGTGGATCAATACTGTCTGTGAACATCCCTGAAATAAAACAAGGGGTAGCAGTGGCGAGAGCTCATGCAAATGCTGATAATATCATCACTAAGTGGCTAGGGCCTCTAGACTATACCCCGTTATCGTTCTCAGAGTTTCTCGATAAAGTTGAACATTATCTGAATATGAGCGAGTTCCTAGAAAATATGAACTCTAAAATGGTAGTTGAGGATAATGAAGCTGCAGCTACAAGGAAGAAGGAACTCGAAGAACTCATTCAAACTAACGCGGCAAACAGGAAGTCCATCAGGCAGCTATTAGATTCAGAACCTTCCGACACTGCCGCTCCGGCATCACCAAAAAAGCCTGAAATAAGCATTAGAGGCGTTACAATAGATCCAAGTGTAAAATCGCCTGAAGATATTAATCTACAAGAACTATGGACTTTATATAACCCCTGGGTTGATTTGGCTTTGGATACCTCTCTAAGCATAAAGTTCTTGCCAACCATTAGAACCCCACAAGAACTTATCAATGAGAATGAAGATGTTACGGATTTGGGAATAGCTCCCACCAGGAAAGAAAATGAAAGTAATGCCACTAAATCCGACTAG
- the GID7 gene encoding glucose-induced degradation complex subunit GID7 (Syntenic homolog of Ashbya gossypii AFR715C; Syntenic homolog of Saccharomyces cerevisiae YCL039W (GID7)): protein MPVSLTENEELFVPDYTKKKQSNVIQDLAQPFDKVQLTKLLINTLHELGYKKSAVQLENESGGIQVESTTVQLLFDLVKTGNFEKCTINLLFRLPLVNGDLSHLLRNNRNSTSSPVKAGELAAYDESSHMVKVLKRQYQILYLFVQRLSIYEAADILKLTTVMEIFVLLLRQIFIELVLVNQDKKLALTFLRTVVRPSIQLWDSLLTIQTIPAEEDPADELNPNPDTMLLQMTTLLTCPLDSIEATEIWGGSIEASRQMTLDRISQYINPNDLVPRGRLITLLKQAIQFQRSGDLLVLSNDRDSASKAVSEKTTYNLLQDNVGALVMFQFSHVKTLAENKDEIWYLQFSPDGRYLASASADTSSDRKVLVYDVMNDFKLYKVLAGTEQSVLYLSFSPDSQRILTCSFNEDVKVYNIHDEGQPWHYNDGNAHSSPTAGVIDPCHSITVTLPETHSSDIPASASNTRMRMWCSAWFNNQPNLVALGSTDREVIIYDLEVQAIKCRLSQTSLSAANATLHGSSTSPPPTNSSSKDQFLRVHAVSISPDDNYLICMSNETFIDVYDVSAIGKHHDSNHEIRTPRVTRLNIGKKMTSMSGPVGSDHSLLLISVQSQELQLWDFKRQIMVQRYVGQRQVAYIIRSCFGHRDDLVASGSEDGKIYIWDRYYGNIIGVLSGHTLMRPDGSRSRNLPMNKICNVVTWNPANPCMFASGGDDGLVKIWRVDPS from the coding sequence ATGCCGGTGTCTTTAACTGAGAACGAGGAGCTATTTGTGCCTGACTATACAAAGAAAAAGCAGTCGAATGTCATACAGGACTTGGCACAGCCTTTCGATAAAGTACAGCTAACAAAATTGCTCATTAATACCTTGCATGAACTTGGGTATAAGAAATCAGCGGTACAATTGGAGAATGAAAGCGGTGGGATTCAAGTAGAGTCTACTACAGTTCAATTATTATTTGACCTGGTTAAAACAGGAAACTTCGAGAAATGCACGATAAATTTACTCTTTCGCCTCCCATTGGTAAATGGTGATTTGTCTCACCTTCTAAGGAATAACAGGAACTCTACTTCTAGTCCAGTAAAAGCTGGCGAACTTGCAGCATATGACGAATCATCTCATATGGTCAAGGTTCTTAAACGGCAATATCAAATACTGTACCTGTTCGTTCAGCGGCTGTCTATTTACGAGGCGGCGGACATCCTGAAGCTTACTACGGTGATGGAGATTTTTGTATTACTACTCAGGCAAATATTTATTGAGTTGGTTCTTGTTAATCAGGACAAGAAACTGGCGCTGACGTTTTTGCGAACCGTAGTCAGGCCTTCTATTCAGCTATGGGATTCACTGTTAACTATACAAACAATACCAGCCGAAGAGGATCCTGCCGATGAGTTGAATCCAAACCCAGATACAATGTTATTGCAAATGACTACATTATTGACTTGCCCTTTGGACTCTATTGAGGCTACAGAAATTTGGGGCGGATCAATTGAAGCTTCCCGCCAAATGACACTAGATAGAATATCCCAGTATATTAATCCGAATGACTTAGTGCCTCGTGGTAGGTTAATTACATTATTAAAGCAGGCGATACAATTTCAAAGGTCTGGCGACCTGTTGGTGCTGTCTAATGACAGGGATTCAGCCAGTAAAGCTGTAAGCGAAAAAACGACGTACAATTTGTTGCAGGACAACGTAGGAGCTCTGGTAATGTTCCAATTTAGTCATGTTAAAACGTTGGCTGAAAATAAGGATGAGATATGGTATCTCCAGTTCTCACCAGATGGAAGATATTTGGCTAGTGCATCTGCAGATACTTCTAGCGACCGCAAGGTGCTGGTATATGATGTCATGAATGATTTCAAGCTGTATAAAGTATTGGCTGGAACGGAACAGTCCGTTTTGTACCTAAGCTTTTCTCCAGATAGCCAGAGAATACTTACGTGCTCGTTTAACGAAGACGTGAAGGTTTATAACATTCATGATGAAGGCCAACCTTGGCACTACAACGATGGAAATGCACACAGTAGTCCTACTGCAGGGGTAATAGATCCATGTCACTCGATTACTGTGACATTGCCAGAAACGCATTCATCAGACATCCCAGCATCTGCTTCTAACACGAGGATGAGGATGTGGTGTTCTGCTTGGTTTAATAATCAGCCTAACTTAGTTGCTTTGGGATCAACTGATCGGGAAGTAATTATATATGATTTGGAAGTGCAAGCTATTAAGTGTAGGCTTTCACAAACATCCTTAAGTGCTGCAAACGCTACATTGCATGGCAGTTCAACTTCTCCGCCACCAACCAACAGCTCCTCCAAGGACCAATTTTTACGTGTCCATGCAGTTAGTATTTCCCCAGATGACAATTACTTGATATGCATGAGTAACGAAACCTTTATTGACGTATACGACGTCTCTGCAATCGGCAAGCATCATGATTCTAACCATGAAATAAGAACCCCCAGAGTAACACGATTGAATATTGGCAAGAAGATGACCTCAATGAGTGGGCCGGTAGGTTCGGACCACTCGCTTTTGCTAATAAGCGTCCAGTCGCAAGAGCTACAATTGTGGGACTTTAAACGACAAATAATGGTCCAACGCTATGTAGGTCAGAGGCAAGTGGCGTACATTATCCGTTCCTGTTTTGGGCATCGCGATGACCTAGTGGCAAGCGGCTCTGAGGATGGGAAGATATACATATGGGATAGATATTATGGTAACATTATCGGAGTTTTGTCAGGTCACACGCTTATGAGACCAGATGGTTCGAGAAGCCGTAACCTTCCAATGAACAAAATATGTAATGTAGTGACGTGGAATCCTGCTAACCCATGCATGTTCGCCTCTGGAGGAGATGATGGCTTGGTCAAGATTTGGAGAGTTGACCCCAGCTAG